In a genomic window of Mycolicibacterium neoaurum VKM Ac-1815D:
- the truA gene encoding tRNA pseudouridine(38-40) synthase TruA has protein sequence MTTSSHAVNEPATSTGGGFVRLRLDIAYDGTDFAGWAAQAGQRTVAGVLEEALSTVFRTPVVLRAAGRTDAGVHATGQVAHVDIPDDALAQAFPRSPRPVGEPEFLPLTRRLSRFVPEEVRVLRIERAPQGFDARFSALRRHYAYRLGTAPYGVLPQHARFVTPWPRPLDVEAMVAASRHLLGLHDFAAFCRYREGATTIRDLQRLDWERTGEVVTAHVSADAFCWSMVRSLVGALLAVGEGRRDPDWCAGLLDSTKRSSDFPVAPARGLSLVGVDYPPDDELAARIEITRDLRTL, from the coding sequence CTGACGACAAGTAGTCACGCTGTGAACGAACCCGCCACCTCCACCGGTGGCGGGTTTGTTCGTCTGCGGCTCGATATCGCTTACGACGGCACCGATTTCGCGGGCTGGGCCGCGCAGGCAGGGCAGCGGACCGTCGCCGGTGTCCTGGAGGAGGCGCTGTCCACGGTGTTCCGCACTCCGGTGGTACTGCGGGCCGCGGGCCGCACCGATGCCGGCGTGCATGCCACCGGTCAGGTGGCCCATGTGGACATCCCCGATGATGCGCTGGCACAGGCATTTCCGCGCAGTCCGCGCCCGGTCGGCGAACCGGAGTTCCTCCCGTTGACGCGGCGGCTGAGTCGTTTCGTGCCTGAGGAGGTCCGGGTGCTGCGCATCGAGCGGGCACCGCAGGGATTCGACGCGCGGTTCTCGGCGCTGCGCAGGCACTACGCGTATCGGTTGGGCACAGCGCCGTATGGGGTGCTGCCTCAACATGCCCGGTTCGTCACACCGTGGCCGCGACCGCTGGATGTCGAGGCCATGGTGGCCGCATCGCGACACCTGTTGGGGCTGCATGATTTCGCCGCCTTCTGTCGGTACCGCGAGGGCGCCACCACGATTCGCGATCTGCAGCGCCTCGACTGGGAGCGCACCGGTGAGGTCGTCACCGCGCATGTCAGCGCCGATGCGTTCTGCTGGTCGATGGTGCGCTCGTTGGTCGGCGCGCTGCTGGCAGTCGGGGAGGGTCGCCGCGACCCGGATTGGTGTGCGGGACTGTTGGATTCGACGAAGCGCTCCAGCGACTTCCCCGTCGCCCCTGCCCGCGGCCTGAGCCTGGTCGGTGTCGACTACCCGCCCGATGACGAACTCGCCGCGCGGATCGAGATCACCCGGGATCTGCGCACGCTCTGA
- a CDS encoding cutinase family protein — MLTVAALLALATVAIPTLTAPMLPVASAANCPDAELIFARGRMESPGAGQIGNALVASLRSKTGKNVALYAVKYPADTQIDIGANDMSARVQYMASSCPDTRLVLGGYSLGAAVTDVVLAVPFGFFGFKNPLPPGLDQKVAAVALFGNGIAWVGPISNFNPIYKERTIELCHGDDPICNPTDPENWQDYWADHLAPAYIKAGMVTQAADFVAPRI, encoded by the coding sequence ATGCTCACCGTTGCCGCGCTGCTCGCGCTGGCCACGGTGGCCATACCCACGCTGACCGCGCCGATGCTGCCAGTCGCCTCGGCGGCGAATTGCCCGGATGCCGAACTGATCTTCGCCCGCGGGCGCATGGAGTCCCCCGGCGCGGGTCAGATCGGCAACGCACTCGTAGCGTCGTTGCGCTCCAAGACCGGCAAGAACGTGGCCCTGTATGCGGTGAAGTACCCCGCCGACACCCAGATCGATATCGGCGCGAACGATATGAGCGCACGCGTCCAATACATGGCCTCGTCCTGCCCGGACACCCGCCTGGTGCTCGGCGGCTACTCGCTCGGCGCCGCGGTCACCGATGTGGTGCTGGCGGTGCCGTTCGGTTTCTTCGGCTTCAAGAATCCGCTGCCACCGGGCCTAGATCAGAAGGTCGCCGCCGTCGCGCTGTTCGGCAACGGCATCGCCTGGGTGGGTCCCATCTCCAACTTCAATCCGATCTACAAGGAACGCACCATCGAGCTGTGCCACGGTGACGATCCGATATGCAACCCGACCGATCCCGAGAACTGGCAGGACTACTGGGCCGACCATCTGGCGCCGGCCTATATCAAGGCGGGGATGGTCACCCAGGCAGCCGACTTCGTCGCACCACGGATCTGA
- a CDS encoding cutinase family protein, producing MSSRTLPAKHRARRFLAIVVAAAAAAGGFVASVVVTPAAQLPTASAEPCAPVELIFARGRGEAPGIGRIGDALVGALNARLPQPVGVYAVNYPADFEVPVGANDISDRIQYMAGSCPNTRLIVGGYSLGAASAALALSATQSGLGFDRPLPPEMSGHVAAVVLVANITRRMVGNEIGPPYRDRTINVCVPTDPVCGDSLPTGFEDLQNVWPNHWQDAYIGSGLIEQAADFAAARVR from the coding sequence GTGTCCAGCCGAACGCTTCCAGCAAAGCACCGCGCGCGCAGGTTCCTGGCGATCGTGGTCGCCGCCGCGGCCGCCGCAGGGGGGTTCGTCGCCTCCGTCGTGGTGACCCCGGCAGCCCAGTTGCCCACCGCATCGGCCGAACCCTGCGCTCCCGTCGAGCTGATCTTCGCGCGCGGGCGCGGTGAGGCTCCCGGCATCGGCCGCATCGGTGACGCGCTCGTCGGCGCCCTGAACGCACGGCTGCCCCAGCCCGTCGGCGTTTACGCCGTGAACTATCCCGCCGATTTCGAGGTGCCGGTGGGCGCCAACGACATCAGCGACCGGATCCAGTACATGGCCGGGTCATGCCCGAACACCAGGTTGATCGTCGGTGGATACTCCCTCGGTGCCGCCTCGGCTGCGCTGGCACTGTCGGCGACGCAATCCGGGTTGGGTTTCGACCGACCGCTGCCGCCGGAGATGTCCGGCCATGTGGCGGCTGTCGTGCTGGTCGCGAACATCACCCGCCGGATGGTGGGAAACGAGATCGGTCCGCCCTACCGTGACCGGACCATCAACGTGTGTGTCCCGACCGATCCGGTCTGCGGCGATTCCCTGCCCACGGGCTTCGAGGATCTGCAGAATGTATGGCCCAACCACTGGCAGGACGCCTATATCGGTTCGGGCCTGATCGAGCAGGCCGCCGACTTCGCCGCCGCCCGCGTGCGCTGA
- a CDS encoding cutinase family protein encodes MRIDLVRRCSALLVAATAAVGSLLLTPAAPAGAESCPDIEVVFARGTNEDPGLGRIGAAFVNSLRSKVGGRTVGTYAVNYPADYDFLAAATGANDASGHIQWMINNCPGTRLVLGGYSQGAAVIDVIAAVPVPAIGFTAPLPPNTPEHVAALAVFGNPSAKVGLPLTVSPVWGSRSIDLCNPGDPICTSGDDVAAHRAYDGGPADQAAGFVAGLL; translated from the coding sequence GTGCGCATTGATCTTGTCCGTCGCTGCTCGGCACTGCTCGTCGCCGCCACCGCGGCCGTCGGTTCGCTGCTCCTGACACCGGCGGCACCCGCCGGGGCGGAGTCCTGTCCCGATATCGAGGTCGTCTTCGCCCGTGGCACCAACGAGGATCCCGGCCTCGGCCGGATCGGCGCCGCGTTCGTGAACTCGCTTCGCAGCAAGGTCGGTGGCCGCACGGTGGGCACCTACGCGGTGAACTATCCGGCCGACTACGACTTCCTGGCCGCCGCCACCGGCGCCAACGACGCCAGTGGTCACATCCAGTGGATGATCAACAACTGCCCCGGCACCCGGCTGGTACTCGGCGGCTACTCCCAGGGCGCGGCCGTCATCGACGTCATCGCCGCGGTGCCGGTGCCCGCCATCGGATTCACCGCCCCGCTGCCGCCGAACACCCCCGAGCACGTCGCCGCGCTGGCCGTGTTCGGCAACCCGTCGGCGAAGGTCGGCCTGCCGCTGACGGTCAGCCCGGTCTGGGGGTCTCGCTCGATCGACCTGTGCAATCCCGGCGATCCGATCTGCACCAGCGGCGATGACGTCGCCGCCCACCGCGCCTACGACGGCGGCCCCGCCGATCAGGCGGCCGGCTTCGTCGCGGGACTGCTCTGA
- a CDS encoding cutinase family protein yields MSSALVSSFVVLAAPAPVASAEPACSDVELIFARGTSEPPGIGRVGFALENALRPQLGGRTLSTYGVNYPATYDFLRAADGAFDASARVAYLADACPNTRVVLGGYSQGAAIVNMLVGLPPVGDRIGDIGSAPPLASNLAGNVAAVAAFGNAGAKFGYPVSAAGPPFSGRGIDLCADGDPICSGGRNPFAHTRYESSGFIPQAAGFIAGRV; encoded by the coding sequence ATGAGCTCGGCGTTGGTCTCTTCCTTTGTCGTGCTGGCGGCTCCGGCGCCGGTCGCCTCGGCCGAACCGGCATGTTCGGACGTCGAATTGATCTTCGCCAGGGGCACCAGCGAGCCGCCGGGTATCGGTCGGGTCGGGTTTGCTCTGGAGAATGCGCTACGCCCGCAGCTCGGTGGCCGCACGCTGAGCACCTACGGCGTCAACTACCCGGCGACCTACGATTTCCTGCGCGCCGCCGACGGTGCATTCGATGCCAGCGCGCGAGTCGCCTACCTTGCCGACGCTTGCCCGAACACCCGCGTCGTGCTCGGCGGCTACTCCCAAGGCGCCGCCATCGTCAACATGCTGGTGGGCCTTCCGCCGGTCGGCGACCGCATCGGCGATATCGGTTCGGCTCCCCCATTGGCCTCCAACCTGGCGGGCAATGTGGCCGCCGTCGCCGCGTTCGGCAACGCGGGCGCCAAGTTCGGCTATCCCGTCAGTGCCGCGGGACCGCCGTTCAGTGGTCGCGGTATCGACCTGTGCGCCGACGGCGACCCGATCTGCTCGGGCGGCCGCAACCCGTTTGCGCACACCCGATACGAGTCCTCCGGGTTCATTCCGCAGGCAGCCGGGTTCATCGCCGGCCGCGTGTGA
- a CDS encoding EamA family transporter, whose product MTTIDARATTRFRVGLIFAITSAFTFGMSGPLAKALMEAGWTPTAAVTARLAGGALAMAAFATYYRPGWVREALRHRTTVIAYGLIPIAGAQLCYYNAVSHLSVGVALLLEYTAPILVVGWLWATTRRRPAALTLAGAALAVAGIVLVLDVVAGAHINSTGVAWGLAAAICAACYFMMSEKASSDGTGLSPVTLAAAGLVIGALAVAGLGASGVLPLRFTATDTIVAGLTLPWYVPVIALALIPTAIAYTLGIMGIARLQPRFASLVGLSEVLFAVLIAWVVLGESVSVTQAIGGAVVLMGLALARHGDRSDRVAQANWPDVPPPAERPIAHT is encoded by the coding sequence ATGACGACGATCGACGCGCGCGCGACGACCAGGTTTCGGGTCGGTCTGATCTTCGCGATCACCTCGGCCTTCACCTTCGGCATGTCCGGCCCGCTCGCCAAGGCACTGATGGAGGCCGGTTGGACTCCGACCGCGGCCGTGACCGCCCGGTTGGCCGGCGGCGCGCTGGCGATGGCCGCGTTCGCGACCTACTACCGTCCTGGCTGGGTCCGTGAGGCCCTGCGGCACCGCACAACGGTCATCGCCTACGGCCTGATCCCCATTGCGGGCGCGCAGCTGTGCTACTACAACGCCGTCTCCCACCTTTCGGTGGGCGTGGCACTGCTGCTGGAGTACACCGCCCCGATCCTGGTGGTCGGCTGGTTGTGGGCCACCACGCGGCGACGGCCCGCTGCGCTCACACTGGCCGGCGCGGCACTGGCGGTCGCGGGCATCGTGCTGGTGCTCGACGTCGTCGCCGGTGCCCACATCAATTCGACCGGGGTGGCCTGGGGCCTGGCCGCGGCGATCTGCGCCGCCTGCTATTTCATGATGTCGGAGAAGGCCAGCTCCGACGGCACCGGCCTGAGCCCGGTGACCCTGGCCGCCGCCGGTCTCGTCATCGGCGCCCTCGCGGTGGCGGGACTCGGCGCGAGCGGTGTGCTGCCGCTGCGCTTCACCGCCACCGACACCATCGTCGCCGGTCTCACCCTGCCCTGGTACGTCCCGGTGATCGCGCTTGCGCTCATCCCGACGGCCATCGCCTACACCCTGGGCATCATGGGCATCGCCCGGTTACAGCCCCGGTTCGCCTCGCTGGTCGGGCTGTCCGAGGTCCTGTTCGCGGTGCTGATCGCCTGGGTCGTCCTCGGCGAATCGGTCTCGGTGACCCAAGCAATCGGCGGTGCGGTGGTGTTGATGGGCCTGGCCCTGGCCCGCCATGGCGACCGGTCCGATCGGGTGGCGCAGGCCAATTGGCCGGACGTGCCACCGCCTGCCGAACGACCGATTGCTCATACCTGA
- a CDS encoding CGNR zinc finger domain-containing protein yields the protein MIFTHDTELTLRAACVLINSDRVDGDELADLAGLESYLGEFGWTGRRDRDDEELAAVHRLRERLGRLWEGADDEERTVNQVNALLADTHASPWLTRHAEMPEWHLHLASVRDPLAQRMGAEMAMALADLIRGGELRRLKVCAAPDCTAALFDISRNRSKIFCDTGNCGNRQHVAAYRERRGRDG from the coding sequence ATGATTTTTACTCATGACACGGAACTCACACTCCGCGCTGCCTGCGTGCTGATCAACAGCGACCGCGTCGACGGTGACGAGCTCGCCGATCTGGCCGGTTTGGAGAGCTATCTGGGCGAATTCGGCTGGACCGGCCGCCGTGATCGCGACGACGAAGAACTGGCCGCCGTGCACCGACTGCGTGAACGGCTCGGCAGGCTCTGGGAGGGTGCCGACGACGAGGAGCGCACGGTGAATCAGGTCAACGCCCTGCTGGCCGACACCCATGCCTCACCCTGGCTGACCCGGCATGCCGAGATGCCGGAATGGCATCTTCATCTGGCCTCCGTCCGGGATCCGCTGGCTCAGCGGATGGGTGCGGAGATGGCGATGGCGCTGGCCGACCTGATCCGCGGTGGTGAGCTGCGCAGGCTCAAGGTGTGCGCGGCACCGGACTGCACGGCGGCACTGTTCGACATCTCGCGCAACCGGTCGAAGATCTTCTGCGACACCGGAAACTGCGGTAACCGTCAGCATGTTGCCGCTTATCGGGAACGGCGAGGCCGGGACGGGTAG
- a CDS encoding saccharopine dehydrogenase family protein — translation MRARRDLDIVLYGATGFVGRYVARALAAYGGVHIALAGRSTDRMTALRDSLGPGARDWPVLVTGLDEPGALANLAGRTRVLVSTVGPYSAVGMPLVAACAYAGTDYLDLAGEIPFVRASIHDYHRIAASTGARIVHSCGFDSIPSDLTVHALHRRAVDDGAGELGRTTMVLRAYSGGCSGGSLRTMVELMRAAHADPSLRAVLDDPYSLSPDRAGEPDLGAQPDVPVFSGSEIAPELAGLWTGGYLMALYNTRCVRRTNALLGWPYGRGLRYTETLSYGSSPMAPFLAAMSGPTITAAARLGGAYLARVPSPVMDRLVKDSTAGHDHGERGRYVVETYTRTAAGHRYVATMAQRGDPGYSATATLIAAAAMAMVTDSDRLSALRGVLTPVAAMGDLLLEKLPAQGVTLTVTPLGRGQGR, via the coding sequence ATGCGCGCCCGGCGTGATCTGGACATCGTGCTCTACGGCGCGACGGGTTTCGTCGGTCGATACGTCGCGCGTGCTCTCGCCGCCTACGGCGGTGTGCACATCGCCCTGGCCGGCAGGTCCACCGACCGGATGACCGCGCTGCGTGATTCGCTCGGTCCCGGTGCGCGGGACTGGCCGGTGCTCGTCACCGGCCTCGACGAACCCGGCGCGCTGGCGAACCTGGCCGGCCGGACCCGGGTTCTGGTCAGTACGGTCGGCCCCTATTCGGCGGTCGGCATGCCCCTGGTGGCCGCCTGCGCGTACGCCGGCACCGACTATCTGGATCTGGCAGGCGAGATCCCGTTCGTACGCGCCAGCATCCATGACTATCACCGCATCGCGGCGTCCACCGGAGCACGCATCGTGCATTCCTGCGGATTCGATTCCATCCCATCCGATCTCACCGTCCATGCCCTGCACCGTCGAGCCGTCGACGACGGCGCCGGCGAGCTCGGCCGCACGACCATGGTGCTGCGCGCCTACTCCGGCGGATGCTCGGGCGGCTCGCTGCGCACGATGGTCGAACTGATGCGCGCGGCACACGCCGATCCGTCCCTGCGCGCGGTACTCGACGATCCCTACAGCCTGTCCCCGGACCGGGCCGGCGAACCCGATCTCGGTGCCCAGCCCGACGTTCCGGTGTTCAGTGGGTCCGAGATCGCCCCCGAGCTGGCCGGGCTGTGGACCGGGGGCTACCTGATGGCGTTGTACAACACCCGCTGTGTGCGGCGGACCAACGCGCTGCTCGGCTGGCCGTACGGTCGTGGACTGCGCTACACCGAGACGCTGAGTTACGGATCCTCGCCGATGGCACCGTTTCTCGCGGCGATGAGCGGTCCGACCATCACCGCGGCTGCGCGCCTCGGCGGGGCCTATCTGGCGAGGGTGCCCTCGCCGGTGATGGATCGGCTGGTGAAGGATTCGACCGCCGGCCACGATCACGGTGAACGCGGCCGGTACGTGGTCGAGACCTACACCAGGACCGCGGCGGGACACCGTTACGTGGCGACCATGGCGCAGCGCGGCGATCCCGGATACTCGGCGACGGCGACACTGATCGCCGCGGCGGCGATGGCGATGGTCACCGACTCCGACCGGCTGTCCGCGCTGCGCGGTGTCCTCACCCCGGTCGCGGCAATGGGTGACCTGTTGCTGGAAAAGCTTCCCGCGCAGGGAGTCACGCTGACGGTGACACCGCTGGGTCGCGGTCAGGGCAGGTAG
- a CDS encoding FAD-dependent oxidoreductase, producing MPSRGKVAILGGGMAGLSAAWRLSSPGWRDRFDSITVYQRGWRLGGKGASSRGVHDRIEEHGLHVWLGSYENAFALLRECYAEIDRATTDPDCPILTWDQALAPADELGMADHWAGSWSVWPGRFSRNADVPGEPDSDGRELTVVGFLRRVLQLLSDFAASLDADDEPDTDPDSAARVIRISTLIGESVRDVLSGLVQRPASESVGRPFDEPLQALRDALDHERRPRHRRFWLLLSLVTATARGLIADDLLTDPAGFRAINDEEYRDWLRRHGAHPDVLDFALVRGLYDMVFGYEDGDCTRPSFAAGLAVLLTGIALFQYKGAFFWKMSAGMGDVVIAPIYQALRARGVRFEFFHRVDALHLDATRSRVESISMGRQVDLVDPRTPYDPLIRVGGLPVFPAAPLRDQIVDADRPMRDLESHFAERSDAGQRILRCGTDFDHVVLAASAGMVEIICGELIADRPEWRDMTHHVKTVATQAFQLWLSPDESSLGWFRPGVTTSGYVAPFDTWASMPQTLWAENWPAEDDPKTVAYFCGVFDAPWPPDVEDREYLRRSRERVLATAAEYLDRHVALYLPGAVHTDGFAWEMLCGTEGLRGTAALETQHVSVNIDPSDRYVQSVPGSDKYRLRPDESGYDNLVLAGDWTDCGMNAGCIEAAVMSGLQAANALLGRSRFYRIRGFYLP from the coding sequence ATGCCGAGTCGGGGGAAGGTCGCGATACTCGGCGGCGGGATGGCGGGCCTCAGCGCGGCGTGGCGACTGAGTTCGCCGGGTTGGCGGGACCGTTTCGACTCCATCACCGTCTATCAGCGCGGTTGGCGGCTCGGCGGTAAGGGTGCCTCCAGCCGCGGGGTGCATGACCGCATCGAGGAGCACGGCCTGCACGTATGGCTGGGGTCCTATGAGAACGCCTTCGCGCTGTTGCGCGAATGCTATGCCGAGATCGACCGTGCGACAACGGATCCCGACTGTCCGATCCTGACCTGGGACCAGGCGCTGGCACCGGCCGACGAACTGGGGATGGCCGACCACTGGGCAGGTAGCTGGTCGGTGTGGCCTGGCCGATTCTCCCGAAACGCCGACGTACCCGGCGAACCGGACTCCGACGGACGGGAGCTGACCGTCGTCGGGTTCCTGCGCAGGGTGCTGCAGCTGCTGTCGGATTTCGCCGCCTCACTCGACGCCGACGACGAGCCGGACACCGATCCGGACAGCGCGGCCCGCGTGATCCGCATCTCGACCCTGATCGGCGAGAGTGTCCGCGATGTGCTGAGCGGACTGGTCCAGCGACCGGCATCTGAGTCGGTCGGCAGGCCGTTCGACGAACCGCTGCAGGCGCTTCGCGATGCGCTCGACCATGAGCGCCGGCCGCGACACCGCCGCTTCTGGCTGTTGTTGTCACTGGTGACGGCGACCGCGCGCGGCCTGATCGCCGATGACCTACTGACCGACCCGGCCGGGTTCCGGGCGATCAACGACGAGGAATACCGCGATTGGCTGCGCCGCCACGGTGCTCACCCCGATGTACTGGACTTCGCTCTGGTCCGGGGTCTGTACGACATGGTCTTCGGATACGAGGACGGCGACTGCACCCGGCCGTCGTTCGCCGCAGGCCTGGCCGTGCTGCTGACCGGAATCGCGCTGTTCCAGTACAAGGGTGCGTTCTTCTGGAAGATGTCCGCCGGCATGGGTGATGTGGTGATCGCCCCGATCTACCAGGCGTTGCGCGCCCGCGGCGTGCGATTCGAGTTCTTCCATCGGGTGGATGCGTTGCATCTGGACGCCACCAGATCTCGGGTGGAGTCCATCTCGATGGGACGCCAGGTCGACCTCGTCGACCCGCGGACGCCCTACGATCCGTTGATCCGGGTCGGCGGGCTGCCGGTTTTCCCCGCCGCGCCCCTGCGCGACCAGATCGTCGACGCCGACCGGCCGATGCGCGATCTGGAGTCGCATTTCGCCGAGCGGAGCGACGCCGGGCAGCGCATCCTGCGGTGCGGAACGGACTTCGACCACGTGGTGCTGGCCGCGTCGGCGGGGATGGTGGAGATCATCTGCGGCGAACTGATCGCCGACCGACCCGAGTGGCGGGACATGACGCATCATGTGAAGACGGTGGCCACCCAGGCCTTTCAGCTCTGGCTCTCCCCCGACGAATCGAGTCTCGGTTGGTTCCGGCCGGGCGTGACCACCAGCGGCTACGTCGCACCATTCGACACCTGGGCGTCGATGCCGCAGACGCTGTGGGCCGAGAACTGGCCCGCCGAGGACGATCCGAAGACGGTGGCCTACTTCTGTGGCGTGTTCGACGCCCCATGGCCGCCGGATGTCGAGGACCGCGAGTACCTACGCCGGTCTCGTGAGCGGGTGCTGGCGACCGCGGCCGAGTATCTGGACCGACACGTCGCGCTGTACCTGCCGGGGGCGGTCCACACGGACGGCTTCGCTTGGGAAATGCTCTGCGGCACAGAAGGTCTGCGGGGCACCGCTGCGTTAGAGACCCAGCATGTCAGCGTCAACATCGACCCCTCGGACCGGTATGTGCAGTCGGTCCCGGGCTCGGACAAGTACCGACTGCGTCCGGACGAGAGTGGTTATGACAACCTGGTGTTGGCCGGCGACTGGACCGATTGCGGGATGAACGCCGGCTGTATCGAAGCCGCCGTCATGTCGGGCCTACAAGCGGCGAATGCGCTGCTCGGCCGGAGCAGGTTCTATCGAATCCGTGGTTTCTACCTGCCCTGA